Genomic DNA from Coregonus clupeaformis isolate EN_2021a chromosome 26, ASM2061545v1, whole genome shotgun sequence:
tatttcatgttGTGTAGCCTAACGTGCGCAATGTGCCAAATCAGCGATTGAATGCATTTTTATTTGGTAAGCATTATAATAAGCTGCCTTAACATTTGCAGCCATAAGGTATATCTCTAGGAACTAATCCgtcatcagtattgtgaaataattctaACGTTAAGGCAcattttgaatggagaaagctgttCTCGCTTTCTTTCGATCccatcagtatcgacacatgctccaacaacgcacttagcgaccgttctctctgcttGGTGTTTTGGGAAAAGTGTGTTACATTTTCAGCCGTCGTGGGAAAGATGTATCATTAAAACACTCATAAGGCTAAATTCCATCACTATCAGGAAACCGGTCCCAGGACATTATAAattagggatgggcaactccagtcctcagtgGCCAGAGTAATGTCACACTTctcccccatccctagcaaacacagctgattaaactaattgcattttAAACTGaagattagttgattattggagtcaggtgtgttagctggggctggcgCAAAAGTGTGACATcaatcaggccccagaggactggagttgaccaTCCCTGTTATAAATGAAGATACTTTAAAGTATTGAGATACATCCAGTTCAGATTGTAGTCTGTGTGCAGCTGCATAACACATCTGGAAGATCATTAGATACATCAAACAAGGGGTGGAGTCAAACTAAGACAAAGGGATACAAAATGGCTGTTCAGAGACAGTGTTGCTATTGCAAACATCAAAGAATTCCAATAAATATATAATATAGAGACTAGATCGAATAATGGCGTTTTGTATTAAAATCATCCTACTTCTTACCTTTGGCTGTTTAGCTACAGTTCAGCAGATTTATCAGGCAGAGGAATCCCGGCGCCAAGTGGCACATGCCCCTGGGAGATTTGTTCCACAGTATAGGCCTGCTCAAGAACCAGCTAGATTTCAACCAAGACCTGTGCAATGGCCCGCCAGGGTCCAGACACCGAAGCAAGTTCAAAACCCTTTCCTCCAGTCAAAGCAGACATTCAATGAGCCTTTGACCTGGAGATTTCCTGAAGATCCAATCAAAGAGGTGCAGTTGGCTATTGATGAGCAGAGCCCGCTGCCTGTGCCTGCCAATAGCGTTGCAGTTCAATGTGGGGAGACTGCTGCTCATGTGGAAGTCAAGCGAGATCTGCTTGGTATAGGCCAACTTATTCACGCAGCGGATCTCACCTTGGGAGGCTGTACAGTCACCGGGGAGGATGCTTCTGCTCAAGTGCTGATCTTTGACACAGAGCTGCACGGATGTGGCAGCACTCTGACGGTAACATTGAGCTTTAGCACCGTTATAATTTTGCAAGGTTGACAACCATTGATTTTCTTACAATGCCACTTGCTGCTATGATTCCAGATGACTGATGATTCACTGGTCTACGTCTTCACACTCCGTTATACACCAGCCACTCTGGGCAGCAGCCCCATTGTTCGGACAAGAGAAGTGGAGCTCTGGGTTGAGTGTCACTATCAAAGGTGAGTTGATTACACCTGCATTGTGGTGTTTTTGTAAGTTCAATCGACTTTGGATGCACTTCCTTGGACTTTTGGTCTCGCATTAAAGAGACTCCTTTACAGAAAGCATGACGTGAGCAGCGGTGCAGTGAAGCCCACCTGGAATCCCTATGCCTCCACTAAGGTTGCAGAGGAGCTCCTGTACTTCTCCCTGAGGCTAATGACTGGTGAGTAAGGGCTTGTCCTTGCCATAGATCTTGACAGGCACTGACTTAAGTGCTGTCTCTGCACTTGTTTGTAAGCTATGGTGTTGCCAACTGGCAAATGTAACCGCCACTGAGTTATTGGAATGAGGTGGTGACCCCAGAAAACAAAATGACAGCAGTTATTTTTGCCAATATCCAACCCCACAGTTGACAAACTAGAGCAGGGGCATTATGTTTGAAATGAGTAGTAGATTATGCCCTTTACTTGTCTTCACAGATAACTGGCAGTTGGAGAGACCCAGCAACGAGTACATTCTTGGAGATAATATTAACTTTGAAGCTTCTGTCGTCCAGTTCTACCATGTGCCCCTCCGAGTCTTTGTGGACCGCTGTGTAGCCACAGTCATCCCAAACATCAACACTGTCCCAAGATATGCCTTCATCGAGAACCATGGGTGAGTGTCCTTTGTAAGGTACTTGATCTAGTTCAAGGACTAATCATTTGCTTTAATCTATTGCTAAGGAAGGCATTTCCCATTCCCTCCACCTGCCCACACTTCAGATCAACGTCCATTTTGAATGGCATCCCTCCAGAGGTTCAACAGTGTAGGTAGCctaatttttgtttttttgtgcccTTCAGTTGTCTGGTCGACACCAAGCTGACAGGCTCCAGGTCCCAGTTCATACCTCGCACCATGGATGACAAGCTCCGGTTCCAGATAGAAGCCTTTAGGTTTCAGGTTGTGAACACTGGATCGGTGAGTAGTCAATCCTGAGGTCTTCTGCAAATTAGCTTGGCTATCCCAATTTATAGAACTGGCAGTTGATGAGCTTCAATCAAAAATTAAGAATAGTATTCCCAATATGGCTGTTGTACCCACCATGACGTAGCTTTGAGTGTCACATCTACTAATTACGTGGTACCAATTCCGAGGCTTCAACAAATGTAATTTCAACAGCTATACATTACCTGCCTCCTGAAAGCCACAACAGCTTCAGCGCGTATTGATCATGAGAACAAGGCCTGTTCCTTCTTGAATGGGTAAGTCTGGGTATATATGCAGGTTGTGCACTTTAAataatgtcatttagcagatgcttttatccaaagcgacttagtcatttgcgcatacatttttacgtatgggtggtcccggggatcgaacccactaccctggcgttacaagcgccatgctctaccaattgagctacagaggaccacactttaCTTGCACCGACTGTGTACAACATGCAACACTCTGTTTTCCATAGATGGCATGAGGCCAATGGGAAAGACCAGGCATGTGGCTGTTGTGACACAGACTGTGGCATGAAAAGGGAACCAGATCCAGGTACATGTGCACTTCAGTCCAATGTTTCTCAATCATTCCTGGATGACTCTctggggtgcacatttttgtctTACTCCAATACCTACGTAGTTGATTCACCTAAGCCTTTGGCTAAATTGGCGGTCAGTGCTGGGGTGGAACAAAAAAGTGCACCCACTGAGTCACCCAGGAATTGACTGAGAAACAATGCTTTTGTCAAGTTTGTTTCTTAGTTCTCCCTATGTAGACATGGTCTTCTGCTCTTAGGTTTCCAGTGGGCGCAAGAAGCTTCTGTTGGTCCTCTCAACATAAAGGAAAAGCTTCTTCACTGATGGCCTACTCATCTGGACTGACTTTCCTGCTAAAAATGCATTCTGGATAAAATAAAATCTATCTAGATTACGTTTGTTGTGCATTTTGTTCATTGACTAGCATGAGCTTTTGTAATATGTATCCCAGGTCTAAAATGAAGTTCCTCAACTCCCTGATTCTGTAGTTTTTGTTATATCttaacttgattgctgacatgtaTAATGTTTTGATACTATATCAACAATGTACTAATGAAACTAATACCCaacgtttttgggtggagttttccttttaaCCGGTGAACTTCAGCAGGTAAAAATGTCAGGTCTTAAAACTGCCCTGTATCGTGACTTAAACCTTGCTAAAACAATTTAAATGCACAATTC
This window encodes:
- the LOC121540048 gene encoding zona pellucida sperm-binding protein 3-like, with product MAFCIKIILLLTFGCLATVQQIYQAEESRRQVAHAPGRFVPQYRPAQEPARFQPRPVQWPARVQTPKQVQNPFLQSKQTFNEPLTWRFPEDPIKEVQLAIDEQSPLPVPANSVAVQCGETAAHVEVKRDLLGIGQLIHAADLTLGGCTVTGEDASAQVLIFDTELHGCGSTLTMTDDSLVYVFTLRYTPATLGSSPIVRTREVELWVECHYQRKHDVSSGAVKPTWNPYASTKVAEELLYFSLRLMTDNWQLERPSNEYILGDNINFEASVVQFYHVPLRVFVDRCVATVIPNINTVPRYAFIENHGCLVDTKLTGSRSQFIPRTMDDKLRFQIEAFRFQVVNTGSLYITCLLKATTASARIDHENKACSFLNGWHEANGKDQACGCCDTDCGMKREPDPGFQWAQEASVGPLNIKEKLLH